A segment of the Xenorhabdus bovienii SS-2004 genome:
GCAGGGATATGGGCGTTCTCTGAAATGGGTACTCAATCATACCCGCTGGGTACTGCTAACATTAATTGGCATCGTTGTGCTGAATGTTTGGCTCTATATCAACATCCCGAAAACCCTTTTTCCTCAGCAAGATACCGGACGGATTTTGGGATTCGTCATTGCCGATGAAAACAGTTCATTCCAGTCCATGCGCGACAAGATGAAACATTTTATGCAGGTCATTAATGCCGATCCAACGGTCGAAAATGTGGAGGGATTTACTGAGAGCAGCTCAGGATTTATGTTTATAGCACTAAAGCCACTAAAAGAGCGTACTGAAAGTATCGAAAAAGTGATCATCCGTTTAAAAGGGAAACTCTCGAATGAAGCGGGTGCCCAACTGTATTTGCTCCCCATTCAGGAACTCAAATTGGGTGGACGCGGCGGAGCGAAATCAATTTATCAGTTTGCGTTGTTGTCCGATGATCTTGGTGAACTGCGCAAATGGGAACCGATTATTCGAAAAGCATTGGCGAAATTGCCCCAATTGACTGATGTTAATTCGGATTATGAAAATAAAGGCTCAGAAATAGCCATTATCTATGATCGCGATCTGATGGCTCGTTTGGGCATTAGTGTCAATGAAGCCAATGCCTTGCTTAGCAATGCTTTCGGTCAGCAGTCTATTTCCACAATTTATCTGCCCCGAAATCAATACAAAGTGGTTATGGAAGTCGCACCTGAATATACACAAGATGCCAGCTCGTTGGAAAAAATGTTTGTAATCAATGCCAAGGGTGAACGTATTCCACTTTCCTATTTTGCCCGCTGGCAACCTGCGAATGCACCATCAGGTGTTTATCATCAGGGGCTGTCAGCCTCCTCGACTATCGCTTTCAATGTTGCAGAAAACTATACACTGTCGGATGCAATCAGTGCGATAGAACGAACAATGACAGAGTTGAGTGTCCCTTCCGCAGTACGCAGCTCTTTCGCAGGCATAGCCCAAGATTTTCAGAAAACTCAGAGCTCACAATTGTGGGTGATCCTCGCAGCTATCGTGACCGTTTATCTGGTTTTAGGGGTACTTTATGAGAGTTATATCCACCCTCTGACCATTCTTTCAACTCTGCCTTCTGCGGGTGTTGGCGCTTTACTTGCACTAGAGCTGTTCAACACACCATTTAGTCTGATCGCCATGGTTGGGATCATGCTGCTAATTGGCATTGTGAAGAAAAATGCCATCATTATGGTGGATTTTGCCCTTGAAGCGCAGAAAAGCGGAAAATTGAGTGCACAAGAAGCGATACTTCAGGCCAGTTTATTGCGCTTCAGGCCAATTATGATGACTACCCTTTCAGCATTATTCGGTGCCTTACCTTTAGTTCTGAATAGTGGTGATGGGGCTGAACTGCGTCAGCCTCTGGGTATTACCATTGTCGGGGGGCTAGTGATGAGCCAGCTTCTCACATTATATACCACGCCTGTTGTATATCTGTTTTTTGACCGACTGCGTAAAAAATGGCACCACCGCCGTACGATAAAATCTCAGGTGGTAAAATCATCATGAGACACATGATAAGAACAAGTGTCAGTGGTAAGCTATTTTTGGCTATTTTCGCGACCTGTATGCTGGTGCTGGTGACAATGCACTGGGGGATTCGCCTCAGCTTCCAGCATAGTTTCATTGGTTATATCAAGCAGAATAGCCAAATACGCGCCAATAAAATGGCAGAAGCACTGACAGAACAATACCAGAAATATGGTAATTGGGATTTCCTGCTTCAAAACGATCGGATGATCTTTCAACTCATTCGAGCCATTGAACAAAACAGTGATAGCCACCAAAACCCGTCATCCCGTGGCTGGCGCAGTCAATTCTGGGTAGTTGACAATAAAATGCTTCGTCTGGTCGGTCATTCGGGTAAGATCCCTACGGACACCTATCGGAAACCAGTGATTTATCAAAATAATATCGTCGGATGGGTCATTGTCAGCACATCAGACAAAATCACTCGTCAAGCGGATATCAGTTTTGACCACCAGCAGCAATTAACCAGTTGGATTATCGCTGGTTTTTCAACCTTGCTGGCGCTGATTGCCACTTTTCTCCTGTCCCGTGGTTTTCTAAAGCCCGTTAAACGGTTGGTAGAAGGAACACATAAACTTGCTGCGGGTGATTTCAGTGTTCGGGTGAAGCCATCCAGTACAGATGAGATTGGTCAATTAGCATCAGACTTTAATCGGCTTGCCAGTACACTGGAAAAAAATGAACAAATGCGCCGTGATTATATGGTGGATATTTCTCATGAACTGCGTACTCCGCTTTCTGTGCTGCGTGGTGAACTGGAAGCTTTGCAGGATGGCGTTCGCCAATCAACGCCAGAGACAATCCACTCATTACTGACGGAAATCACCACACTGACAAAGCTGGTGGATGATTTGCACTTATTATCCCTTTGTGATCGTGGTTCGTTAGCCTACCGACAGGAACTGACCAATGCCAACGATCTGCTGCAAATCACCTTAGCCTCTTATCGTGGACGTTTTGCTGACAAGCAGATCACACTGGAACTGAACTTGACGGAAAACGCAATTTTGTTCGCAGACCCAGGTCGGCTAACACAGTTATTCCAAAACTTGCTGGAAAATAGCCTGCGCTATACCGCTGCTCCCGGAAACATCATCATTCGGACACATCTCACTCCCCAAAAGTGGATCCTGGATTGGCAGGATAGCGCACCCGGACTGACTGTCGAACAGTGCCAACAGATTTTTAAACGTTTTTACCGCTGTGAGTCTTCCCGTAATCGCGCCAGTGGTGGTTCAGGTTTGGGGCTGGCTATCTGTTACAATATCGTCGAAGCACACGATGGCATTATTTATGCTGAAAGATCACCTTTAGGCGGTCTTAAAATTCACGTAGAATTACCGCTGGTTGAACTGCCTGAATATAAAGCACAATGAGTACACATTCTATACAATACACCATTTTAATCGTTGAAGACGAGCCAAAATTAGGGCAACTGCTCATTGATTATCTGCAAGCCGCAGATTATCAGACACAATGGCTGATACGTGGTGATGAAGTTATTGCCCATGTTCAGAAACGCCAACCTGATATTATCCTGCTTGATATCATGCTACCCGGCCTTGATGGGATATCGATTTGTCGCGAAATTCGCCGGTTTTCTGATGTTCCCATTGTGATGATGACCGCCAGAACAGAAGAAATTGACCGGCTACTAGGGTTGGAAATCGGTGCCGATGATTATATCTGCAAGCCTTATAGCCCAAGGGAAATGGTTGCCAGAGTGAAAACCATTTTGCGCCGTTGCTATCGTCCACAAGATATCATCAGCGAACATGGCTCCCTGACAATTGATGAAAATCATTTTCAAGCACGCTATCTTGATCGCGTTCTTGAGCTGACGCCTGTTGAATTTCGCTTACTGAAGATCATGTCCAGCCAGCCGGGGCGAGTATTCTCCCGCGATCAATTGTTAAATAACCTCTATGATGATCACCGCATTGTTAATGATCGTACTATCGACAGCCATATCAAGAACTTACGCAGAAAACTGGAACAATTAGATGAGGATAAGTCCTTCATTCGTTCCATCTATGGGTTAGGCTATCGTTGGGAAGCGGAGATATGCCGTTTGGTATAAATGTTCATCATCACACTCACTATATTGAAAGCGTGATGCCGCTTTAACACACTATCACAAGCGTAATACCCACTCTTTGATATGACTCCAATGAAAATTCATCCAACTGGAACCGTGATAGTCAACCTCATCTGTCGGCTCCCGAAAAGATACCCAAAATACCACTGTTAATTATTTCCAAACCGAAGTGACTTTTCATAACCCTTCCGGCGATAATCACAAAAGCCAAGTTTTTTCCTTTTCCATCGACTGTAAGCACAAATCTATTCCCACAATAAATTTGTGCCATAGATAGATTAAACGTTAAAATTCTTGTTCCCGTAGCCTTGCTTTTAATGACAAGGCCTGATTTGAACTCAGATCGAGAACGTTATTAATGATGTTTACTCCAGAATTACTGTCTCCTGCCGGCTCCTTGAAAAACATGCGCTATGCGTTTGCTTATGGTGCAGATGCTATCTATGCCGGGCAGCCCCGTTATAGTCTGCGTGTCCGCAATAACGAATTTAATCATGAAACTCTGGCTCAGGGGATTAAGGAAGCGCACGAGTTAGGCAAACGTTTTTATGTGGTCGTCAATATTGCTCCCCACAATGCAAAGCTGAAAACGTTCATCCGCGATTTGAAACCTGTCGTTGAAATGGAGCCTGATGCGTTGATTATGTCCGATCCTGGCTTAATTATGATGGTACGTGAAGCATTTCCTGAGATAGATATCCATCTTTCAGTTCAGGCCAATGCCGTTAACTGGGCCACGGTTAAGTTCTGGAAACAGATGGGACTGACACGCGTTATTCTCTCCCGTGAGCTTTCGCTGGAAGAAATTACTGAAATTCGTCAGCAAGTTCCTGATATGGAGCTTGAAGTTTTTGTTCATGGTGCACTTTGTATGGCTTATTCTGGTCGCTGTCTGTTATCAGGCTATATCAACAAACGTGATCCAAATCAGGGTACATGCACCAATGCCTGCCGCTGGGAATACAATGTGCAGGAAGGCAAGGAAGATAATGTCGGTAATATCGTTCATATGCATGATCCTATTCCGGTCAAAAAAATGGAGCCGACACTTGGGCAGGGAACGCCGACAGACAAAGTTTTCATGATTGAAGAAGCTAAACGCCCAGGCGAATATATGAGTGCTTTTGAAGATGAGCATGGCACTTATATCATGAATTCGAAAGATCTTCGTGCGATTGAGCATGTCGAAAAATTGGCCAGTATAGGGGTTCATTCACTGAAAATCGAAGGACGCACTAAATCCTTCTATTATTGTGCCCGTACTGCACAAATGTATCGCCGTGCTATTGATGATGCCGCTGCTGGCAAGCCTTTTGACTCCACTCTGATGACCACACTGGAAGGTCTGGCACACCGTGGTTACACAGAAGGGTTCCTGCGGCGCCATACTCATGACGCGTACCAGACTTATGAATACGGCTATTCAATGTCAGATACCCAGCAATTTGTCGGCGAATTCACTGGCAATCGTGTAAATGGTCTGGCTGAAGTTACCGTAAAAAATAAATTTCTGGTCGGAGATCAACTGGAACTGATGACACCATCAGGTAATATCAACTTTACGCTGGAATCTATGGCAAATAAAAAAGGCCAGGCAATTGAAGTAGCACCCGGAGATGGTCATATCGTCTATCTGCCCATTCCTGAAGAAATTATTTTGAACTATACGCTGCTTATCCGAAATTTAAAGGGAACCAATACCAGAACACCACAACCAAAGGAAATACAAGAAAAATAACCGAAAATAAATTTTTAAAGAAATTGTTCTGTTTTTTTAGAAATAGATCACATCAATGCTATTTTATTTCTCGTATTATCGAGCTTGAAAAATGAAGAACTAAAAAAGTTTTACTGTAAGACTAGGAACCACCTCCTTGGCTGGCTCAATCTCCCTTGAGCTGGCCTTTTCTTTTTATTCGGAAATAAATAAAATTCAATAAATTCAAATAGTTAAAATTAATCCCATAATAAAAATATGTTGTTTTAATTAATACTTTCTGTTTCTTCATTACAAATACCCTAACAAATAATTAATAACTCTATTTATTATAAATAAAAAAATCATCTTATGATAAATATCATTAATAATCCTTCAGTTTAGTGAAGGAAATTTTAGGAAAACTCTTTTCAAATTATTAGATTGAAGAACAATACTTATGTTTAATTTTCATCATGCCAAACCAAATGATGATTATTTAACTTAACTACCCTGCAAGATAGTTAAGTTTTAATAAGTACTGTTCTAACTGGTTCGTTATCAGCTTGCTAACTGTTATATGGGACGTGCGGGATTGATCAACTCTGGCGGTGCATCCTGAGCGACTCTGTCCGCACTGCCTTCATCAACAAACGAGCGGTGGTATGGGGCTGATTCTTGGCCGTAAGGCGTTCAAAAAATCAATGAAAGAAGGAGTAGAATTAATCCACTCGGTTCAGGATGTTTACCTCAACAAGACAGTAACCATTGCCTAACCGCACTTCTTCAACTCGCCATTTTTCATGATGGGGATATAGTTATTCCCATTATTTAATCACCATATGGCTATGATGCCACTACTACCACCATTGATGAAAATGGTGCACTGGCCCTATTCCCTTTCCAACATCCAGTGTATCCGCCTGCGCCAGTGCATTCTGCAAATAAGTTTTCGCCGCTGGCAGTGTGTTTTTCCAATCAGGATAACGGGGACGTAATGCTGCAAGCGCTGCGGAGAGCGTACAACCTGTGCCATGAGTATGTCGCGTATTGATTCTGGGAGCAGTAAAACGCCACTCTCCTTCAACAGTAAACAGCCAATCTGGACTTTCTTCATTAACCAGATGTCCCCCCTTCAGTAAAACCGCCTGACATCCCATTGAAAACAGTTCACGCCCCTGCTGCAACATTTCACCTTCCGTTTCGGCAATGTTACATTTCAGTATGGCCGCCGCTTCTGGCAAATTTGGCGTAATTAGTGAGACGTTTGGCAAGAGTTGCTCTACCATCGTAGTTATTGCTTCTGGGGATAATAAGGGATCACCACTCTTAGCCACCATAACCGTATCCAACACGATATGGGGAACAGGGTAACGATTCAGAGCTTCTGCAACTACATTGACATTAGCAACATTGGATAACATACCTATCTTGATGCTATCCATTCTGACATCAGAAAGCACCGATTCAAGCTGCTCAGCGACAAAGCGGGGATCAATGTCATAAACTGATTGGACTCCCATTGTATTTTGAGCAACCAGAGCGGTTATTACTGTTGTGCCATAGGCTCCAAGTGCGGAGAAAGTTTTTAAATCAGCCTGAATGCCGGCACCACCGCTAGGATCGGTTCCTGCGATGGTCAATGAATTAATTCTCATGATGGTGACTCCTAGCACCAGCCAAAGAAAAGCCAGTATCAGAATAGGAGATACCATGACTTCCCTACGCTGGCATTATCCAGATCAGGTAATACGGGTACTTCTCAGCTCAATCAAGAACGCCCCGAGTCAAAATAAAAAATCACTCTATTAGTAACGCAATAGAGTGATTTTTGCAATCAGTTATCGTCAAGAAGCCAAACTAATGATAAATATATTTGGTCAGTAATCAAATACCAGCCAAAATAAGTTTGTTACTATAAAGCTGTGACGTTTGCAGCCGCAGGACCTTTAGGACCATTCTGAATTTCGAACTCAACTTGTTGGCCTTCAGACAATGTTTTAAACCCATCGTTCATAATTGCAGAAAAATGTACAAATACATCTTTGCTACCATCAGCTGGAGTAATAAAACCAAAACCTTTAGACTCGTTGAACCACTTCACAATACCAGTGATTTTTGCCATTTCAAAAATTTCCTTTGAATCGCTTTATTCGCCGATTGACATAAAAATAAACAAACCCATATTCGTCGCTGTTATTCATTAACAGAACCAATACTTCGTTTACCCATGTGTTTTATCACATACTCTTTATATAATCGCAAGCCATTTTTTTCAGGGGCTGAACCCAACGCACACATTTAAAACCCTTAACAACTGTTCCTGTTTTTAAATTACTAAAAAGTCCATAAATAACACAACAATATGAATTTATGTAAAAATAAAATTTTAACCCCAGGAAACCAATTTAAATAATCTAATACTTTATGCTGTTTTTCACACCTATTATGAAGCACACCAGAGATTTATAATTTCCAAAAAATATTTCAGATAACAATAAAAATTATGACTAACTTCATTTCAAGGCTGGTATATACAATATAATTATTTTAAACATAACTAAGTTATATTTTATTTATCCTTTATTAAATATTATTCAATCCTAATATGGAGCCATATTCATCCACTATTCTATTAGAGCAATATTTTATTTCATAAAGCTTACAGCGTGTGGATATCAGGCACTTTGGATAGTTTCAGAATCAGAATCAGAATGGGATTGGGATTGACATTAAATGTCACAGCAAATAATAATTATTATATCCCCCTCCTCTTGCCATTACCGATTTTTTATCGAATATAACAGGCTGTCATTTTAGTCAACTTATATTTCCGGGACCTACAATAGCAGGAATATGCTTTTTGGCTGGCTACGCTGGCAATGGTGATACAAGATAACTGAACGGAGAAGTTAGACTGAGTGGTACACATTATGTTACGCAAATTCTACTTCCTGTATCATTTCCCTGCTGAATATGATACTGGCTATAGGAAGTTTAATAAAACTAATCATAAGACCAGCCGGAAATAGATCCGGCTGGAAGAATACTGAACAAATTTACCGTTAGATAACTCGCACCTTTGCCTTTTTAGCCTTGGAAAACAAGTAGCCTCCCCATAACATGCCAATCCAGAACGGCATCAGGATAACTGAGATACGTATTTCCGGTGTCATCAGAATAATGACGAGAATGAATGCAAGGAATATTAAGCACAAATAGTTACCGAATGGATACCAAAATGCCTGAAACTTCGTCTTAATTCCTTCTGCATTTTTTGCAGTTCGGAATTTCAGATGTGCCAGACAGATCATGATCCAGTTAATGACCAACGTTGTCACTACCAACGCCATCAACAGTTCAAATGCTTTTCCGGGCATAATATAGTTAACCAGCACCCCTATAGATGTTGCCAATGCTGACAATCCTATTGATAAAACAGGTACACTGCGCTGATTAACTTTTGTCAGGATGCGAGGAGCATTACCCTGTTTTGCCAAACCATACAGCATCCGGCTGTTACAGTACACGCCACTGTTATAAACAGATAATGCCGCCGTTAATACAACCACATTCAGGATATTAGACACCCAAAAGTTATCCAAGTGATCGAAAATCAAAACAAATGGGCTGCCGCCTTCGACCACATTCATCCATGGGTAAAGCGAAAGCAGAATAGACAATGAACCAATATAAAACAGCAGGATTCGATAAACGACCTGATTAGTTGCCTTTGGAATATTTTTTTCAGGATCTTCAGCTTCTGCCGCAGTAATCCCGACCATTTCCAGCCCACCAAATGAAAACATGATCACAGCCATCGCCATAATCAGACCGGAAACCCCGTTTGGCATAAACCCGCCATACTGCCATAAATTGGTTACACTAGCCTGTGGCCCGCCAGTGCCGCTGATGAGCAAATAAGCCCCAAAGATAATCATGCCAATAATGGCAGTAACTTTGATGATAGAAAACCAGAATTCCGTTTCACCATATAACCGGACATTAATCAGGTTAATGGCATTAATCAGCACAAAGAATATTGCAGCGGAAATCCATGTTGGGATTTCCGGCCACCAATAATGAATATACATGCCGACTGCCGTCAATTCTGCCATTCCGACAAGAATGAACATTGCCCAGTAATTCCAGCCAGACAGAAAACCGGCAAAATTACCCCAGTATTTATAAGCAAAATGGCTAAACGAGCCAGCGACAGGCTCTTCGACAACCATTTCACCCAGTTGGCGCATAATTAGAAATGCAATAAAACCACCAATGGCATATCCGAGAAGTACCGAAGGCCCAGCCATTTTTATGGTTTGAGCAATCCCCAAAAACAATCCCGTTCCTACTGCACCACCGAGGGCAATAAGCTGAATATGCCTGTTCTTTAAACCACGCTTAAGCGTAGATTGTTCTGCTTGTTCTACCATCTAGTCCTCTTAATTATAATGCTTAGAACCCGTCTCATTAAGCTATTTTATTTGTCGTTTTGAACCTGAACAGGGCGAGAAATTCTCTCATTTCCCCTAATTTCTGCGCGATTTGTCGTGCTCAAACTACCTTAACAATTGTAGCTATTGGGTTAAGCTCTGATTTTAGCGCAACATTTAAACTAACCCCATTAAGCTATCTTATTTATCACTTTGAACCTAGACTGTGTTCATACGAAAGCAATAGTTTTTAAACGCGTTTTAGTACAACCCAAAGGGGAAGCTCCGCGAATCATCTTCACGTGCTACCCCTTAAGAAACTACGTTTATACTCCGGTTTCTACACACAGTCCGTGTTCGAACTGCCGTCAACAATTAACGCCTGCTGGGATAAGCTCTTAGTCCGCTAATTAGAATCAGATGAATATTAAAACATCATTTCCCAAGAATGAATACTGCAAACGTATGTTAGCACAGATAGTTGCAAGAGGATGATTGAGGTGAATATCAAAAAGGCAGGTATCGAGTAATTGAACAGATCCCCAACTCAAACCCTTCATTACCTTGATCACAATGGATATCCAATGCTAATAAATATAAAAACAGACACACTGTTATTAAACATAGCACTAAAAAAGTTTTTTTTATGTTCAATTGAGTCACCTTACAATAATTTCATTGTAGTTAGCTTTATAATAAAATATTATAGAGAGTTTTTATGTGGAAAAATTAAATTTCACGTTTGATTACTGAAAATACCTATGCTGATGGGTTTTGTCATCTTGAAAGGAAGTTGTGTATACTCCTTAAACCTTCAATCAATTTAAAATTGTAATGCCACAAGATAACCACTTAGCACTTGTATGCGCACTGAGTAAATGGATCGAAAACCACCTTGGACGAGTTATCCATCTTGAAGAGCTTGCTGCTTATTCTGGCTATTCGCTTTGGCACATGCAGAAAATATTCAAGGAAGTCACGGAAATTTCGCTTGGGAAGTACATACGCCAACGGCGGTTGGCCGGCGCTGTTCACCTGCTGAGAAACAGCTCCTTGTCTATTTTTGATATTGCCTTAGATTTCGGCTTCGGCTCTCAATCTCATTTCACCTATATGTTCCGTAAAGAATATGGCATTACACCTTACGATTTTCGTCAAAGTACAGATATAGAACTTGAGGTTAAGCTTCCATTGCATTTGACTTATAATTGCCAGTTATGAACTCTAGCACCATCAGCGGCCATTCGTTAAGGCCGCAGTTTCCTTCCCTCACGTCATGATACCTATTCCAGTGTTCTGAATAGCACAGCACTATCGTGCTATATTAATCATCATTTATATTTTTCGACTAATGCCAAAACAATCGCTTCCGTTTCCGCATCAGGAACACCACTGATATCTGATGGACGGAAGTGCATCTGAAACGCCTGAATGATTTTATGAGTATCTTCATCCAAATGACCTGTCTGAGGTATGGAGTAGCCATAAAGAGCCAACGCTTTCTGTATACCAATGACGGGAACAGGCATACTCGGCACCCTGTTGGCCAGATATTTATTAACCGTTATGAGATCCGGCCAAGCACCAATACCTTGTTGATAAAGTGCTTGCCACGGAAAAACAGGACCAGGGTCTTTTTTCCTGAGTGGCGCGATATCACTATGGCCAACAACATTCACAGCCTCAATTTGATACCTCTGAATAATATCTTTTACCAATCGGATTAATGCATCAATTTGTGATGGGTGGTATAAGCACCATTCTTTTTTGATAAAGTGCTGCTTAAAACCACAATTAACGATTTCAATCCCAATAGAATTACTATTTAAACTCTTATATCCCCTCCAGCCACTCGTCCCTGCATGCCAGGCCTTTTCATTTTCAGAAACCAACTGAAAAATAACGGGTTCTTTATTCTCATATTCTGGCCGCGATGGGATGAGATAATGGGCACTGACATTACCTCCGGTCAATATCTGTAAAGAATTTTGATCATTCAATGCCGTATAATGCAAAACAAGAAATCGGGCTGAATCGATACCTTGCTTAGTCGAATAAGAATACGAGTGATCAACGATATAATCATTTCTGACTTCCCGTTGAGGCTGATGACTACAACCAATCAACAACGTAATACATGCACCTAATCTTAATCTTCTTATCATTTTTGATGAGTGATTATGGAGGAAAAATAGAATCATCATGACTATATGTTACTCATAATGAATGTATACACTCACCTTT
Coding sequences within it:
- the mgrB gene encoding PhoP/PhoQ regulator MgrB, which produces MTQLNIKKTFLVLCLITVCLFLYLLALDIHCDQGNEGFELGICSITRYLPF
- the baeR gene encoding two-component system response regulator BaeR, which translates into the protein MSTHSIQYTILIVEDEPKLGQLLIDYLQAADYQTQWLIRGDEVIAHVQKRQPDIILLDIMLPGLDGISICREIRRFSDVPIVMMTARTEEIDRLLGLEIGADDYICKPYSPREMVARVKTILRRCYRPQDIISEHGSLTIDENHFQARYLDRVLELTPVEFRLLKIMSSQPGRVFSRDQLLNNLYDDHRIVNDRTIDSHIKNLRRKLEQLDEDKSFIRSIYGLGYRWEAEICRLV
- the thiD gene encoding bifunctional hydroxymethylpyrimidine kinase/phosphomethylpyrimidine kinase, producing MMRINSLTIAGTDPSGGAGIQADLKTFSALGAYGTTVITALVAQNTMGVQSVYDIDPRFVAEQLESVLSDVRMDSIKIGMLSNVANVNVVAEALNRYPVPHIVLDTVMVAKSGDPLLSPEAITTMVEQLLPNVSLITPNLPEAAAILKCNIAETEGEMLQQGRELFSMGCQAVLLKGGHLVNEESPDWLFTVEGEWRFTAPRINTRHTHGTGCTLSAALAALRPRYPDWKNTLPAAKTYLQNALAQADTLDVGKGIGPVHHFHQWW
- the mdtC gene encoding multidrug efflux RND transporter permease subunit MdtC, with product MKFFALFIQRPVATTLLSLAITLCGALSFILLPVSPLPKMDYPFISVSAYMPGASPETMASSVATPLERSLGKIAGVKEMSSNSSLGNTNITLEFELSRDINGAARDVQAAINAAESLLPSGMPSRPRYYKANLSDSPIMILTLTSTNHSVGQLYDIASTYLAQKLSQVEGVSNVSVGGGSLPAVRIELNPNALFNQGVSLNDVSQAINSANAQRPTGHVDSAQQNWQVHTNDELKNADSYRSIIVHYRNGSPVRLQDVANIKDSVENTRVAGMSGGEPAIVLVIRRESGANIIATIDRIRAELPVLRESIPANIQFNIAQERSPTIRASLQEVKQSLAIAVALVILVVFLFLRSGRATLIPAIAVPVSLIGTFTAMYLCGFSLNNLSLMALTIATGFVVDDAIVVLENISRHLEAGLKPAQAALKGVREVGFTVLAMSVSLVAVFIPLVLIDELLGRMFRDFAVTLATAIGISLLISLTLTPMMCAHLLKSSPQKSQKRIRGFSKVLLKIQQGYGRSLKWVLNHTRWVLLTLIGIVVLNVWLYINIPKTLFPQQDTGRILGFVIADENSSFQSMRDKMKHFMQVINADPTVENVEGFTESSSGFMFIALKPLKERTESIEKVIIRLKGKLSNEAGAQLYLLPIQELKLGGRGGAKSIYQFALLSDDLGELRKWEPIIRKALAKLPQLTDVNSDYENKGSEIAIIYDRDLMARLGISVNEANALLSNAFGQQSISTIYLPRNQYKVVMEVAPEYTQDASSLEKMFVINAKGERIPLSYFARWQPANAPSGVYHQGLSASSTIAFNVAENYTLSDAISAIERTMTELSVPSAVRSSFAGIAQDFQKTQSSQLWVILAAIVTVYLVLGVLYESYIHPLTILSTLPSAGVGALLALELFNTPFSLIAMVGIMLLIGIVKKNAIIMVDFALEAQKSGKLSAQEAILQASLLRFRPIMMTTLSALFGALPLVLNSGDGAELRQPLGITIVGGLVMSQLLTLYTTPVVYLFFDRLRKKWHHRRTIKSQVVKSS
- the yegQ gene encoding tRNA 5-hydroxyuridine modification protein YegQ, with product MFTPELLSPAGSLKNMRYAFAYGADAIYAGQPRYSLRVRNNEFNHETLAQGIKEAHELGKRFYVVVNIAPHNAKLKTFIRDLKPVVEMEPDALIMSDPGLIMMVREAFPEIDIHLSVQANAVNWATVKFWKQMGLTRVILSRELSLEEITEIRQQVPDMELEVFVHGALCMAYSGRCLLSGYINKRDPNQGTCTNACRWEYNVQEGKEDNVGNIVHMHDPIPVKKMEPTLGQGTPTDKVFMIEEAKRPGEYMSAFEDEHGTYIMNSKDLRAIEHVEKLASIGVHSLKIEGRTKSFYYCARTAQMYRRAIDDAAAGKPFDSTLMTTLEGLAHRGYTEGFLRRHTHDAYQTYEYGYSMSDTQQFVGEFTGNRVNGLAEVTVKNKFLVGDQLELMTPSGNINFTLESMANKKGQAIEVAPGDGHIVYLPIPEEIILNYTLLIRNLKGTNTRTPQPKEIQEK
- the cspE gene encoding transcription antiterminator/RNA stability regulator CspE; this encodes MAKITGIVKWFNESKGFGFITPADGSKDVFVHFSAIMNDGFKTLSEGQQVEFEIQNGPKGPAAANVTAL
- a CDS encoding amino acid permease, whose product is MVEQAEQSTLKRGLKNRHIQLIALGGAVGTGLFLGIAQTIKMAGPSVLLGYAIGGFIAFLIMRQLGEMVVEEPVAGSFSHFAYKYWGNFAGFLSGWNYWAMFILVGMAELTAVGMYIHYWWPEIPTWISAAIFFVLINAINLINVRLYGETEFWFSIIKVTAIIGMIIFGAYLLISGTGGPQASVTNLWQYGGFMPNGVSGLIMAMAVIMFSFGGLEMVGITAAEAEDPEKNIPKATNQVVYRILLFYIGSLSILLSLYPWMNVVEGGSPFVLIFDHLDNFWVSNILNVVVLTAALSVYNSGVYCNSRMLYGLAKQGNAPRILTKVNQRSVPVLSIGLSALATSIGVLVNYIMPGKAFELLMALVVTTLVINWIMICLAHLKFRTAKNAEGIKTKFQAFWYPFGNYLCLIFLAFILVIILMTPEIRISVILMPFWIGMLWGGYLFSKAKKAKVRVI
- the baeS gene encoding two-component system sensor histidine kinase BaeS, which codes for MRTSVSGKLFLAIFATCMLVLVTMHWGIRLSFQHSFIGYIKQNSQIRANKMAEALTEQYQKYGNWDFLLQNDRMIFQLIRAIEQNSDSHQNPSSRGWRSQFWVVDNKMLRLVGHSGKIPTDTYRKPVIYQNNIVGWVIVSTSDKITRQADISFDHQQQLTSWIIAGFSTLLALIATFLLSRGFLKPVKRLVEGTHKLAAGDFSVRVKPSSTDEIGQLASDFNRLASTLEKNEQMRRDYMVDISHELRTPLSVLRGELEALQDGVRQSTPETIHSLLTEITTLTKLVDDLHLLSLCDRGSLAYRQELTNANDLLQITLASYRGRFADKQITLELNLTENAILFADPGRLTQLFQNLLENSLRYTAAPGNIIIRTHLTPQKWILDWQDSAPGLTVEQCQQIFKRFYRCESSRNRASGGSGLGLAICYNIVEAHDGIIYAERSPLGGLKIHVELPLVELPEYKAQ
- a CDS encoding helix-turn-helix domain-containing protein, with the protein product MPQDNHLALVCALSKWIENHLGRVIHLEELAAYSGYSLWHMQKIFKEVTEISLGKYIRQRRLAGAVHLLRNSSLSIFDIALDFGFGSQSHFTYMFRKEYGITPYDFRQSTDIELEVKLPLHLTYNCQL